In Thermus antranikianii DSM 12462, one DNA window encodes the following:
- a CDS encoding sensor histidine kinase, whose protein sequence is MASHSLYRLVRLAQRILPPLIASVVVVFELALLPYRHVDSLLWLRLGFYGLVGPLVTYAVLEWIAQETLEKVRAERALEEANRRLLAAGRVFREALESENLEEAVSRIARALGETLGYPVALEAEGVHAGEECGGMRVELPGLKGYLEACPPEPERVFLEVLAHEVAGALQSVVARSRDRLTLFEVDQALKAEANLDRLLEGLLERIQVWAEAEGGGVLLMDEEGFLVPRVVRNLALPSHPFLPDGVWKGSLEGPVFVDEETLALPLKARETVGVLVLKGKGLSRRIPFLSFLASQVALAVRNAQAYLRAEELAINEERTRIAREIHDGIAQSLAFMALKLDLAERLLAKDQEAALKALAEVKETLRAQIREVRRSIFALRPIDLERYGFLESVRRYAQAFAEQAGFRVQLSLPEGVGLSQASELVLFRVLQEALTNAAKHGKPSRVEVELLPLGERGARLVVRDNGKGFQNAEAQGLGGFGLTQMRERVEARGGRFQVRSEPGKGTEVVAEVPY, encoded by the coding sequence ATGGCTAGCCACAGCCTTTACCGATTGGTGCGCTTGGCCCAGCGGATTTTGCCGCCCTTGATCGCTTCGGTGGTGGTGGTCTTTGAGCTGGCCCTTCTGCCCTACCGGCACGTGGATAGCCTCCTCTGGCTACGGCTTGGCTTTTACGGTTTGGTGGGCCCTCTGGTTACCTATGCGGTGCTGGAGTGGATCGCTCAGGAAACCCTGGAGAAGGTGCGGGCGGAAAGGGCCTTGGAGGAGGCGAACCGCCGCCTTTTGGCGGCAGGGCGGGTGTTCCGCGAGGCCTTGGAGAGCGAGAACCTCGAGGAGGCGGTCTCCCGCATCGCCCGGGCTTTGGGGGAGACCTTGGGGTACCCTGTGGCCCTCGAGGCCGAGGGAGTCCATGCCGGGGAGGAATGTGGGGGGATGCGGGTGGAGCTTCCGGGTTTGAAAGGCTACCTGGAGGCCTGCCCTCCGGAGCCGGAACGGGTGTTTTTGGAGGTGCTGGCCCACGAGGTGGCGGGGGCCCTGCAATCCGTGGTGGCCCGGAGCCGGGACCGCCTTACCCTCTTTGAGGTGGACCAGGCCCTCAAGGCCGAGGCCAACCTGGACCGCCTCCTGGAAGGGCTTCTGGAGCGGATCCAGGTCTGGGCGGAGGCGGAGGGGGGTGGGGTTCTCCTGATGGACGAGGAGGGGTTCCTGGTACCCCGGGTGGTGCGGAACCTGGCCCTGCCCTCCCATCCCTTCCTGCCGGATGGCGTTTGGAAGGGGAGCCTCGAGGGGCCGGTGTTCGTGGATGAGGAAACCCTGGCCCTGCCCCTAAAGGCCAGGGAGACGGTGGGGGTGCTGGTCCTTAAGGGCAAGGGCCTTTCCCGGCGGATTCCTTTCCTCTCCTTCCTGGCCTCCCAGGTGGCCTTGGCGGTGCGCAACGCCCAGGCGTACCTCAGGGCGGAGGAGCTGGCCATCAACGAGGAGCGCACCCGCATCGCCCGGGAGATCCACGACGGCATTGCCCAGAGCCTGGCCTTCATGGCCTTGAAGCTGGATCTGGCGGAGAGGCTTCTTGCCAAGGACCAGGAGGCGGCCCTGAAGGCCTTGGCCGAGGTGAAGGAGACCCTGAGGGCGCAGATCCGGGAGGTGCGCCGGAGCATCTTCGCCCTGAGGCCCATCGACCTGGAGCGCTACGGCTTCCTGGAATCCGTGCGCCGCTACGCCCAGGCCTTTGCCGAGCAGGCGGGCTTTCGGGTGCAGCTTTCCCTACCGGAGGGAGTGGGGCTTTCCCAGGCCAGCGAGCTGGTCCTCTTCCGGGTTCTGCAGGAGGCCCTCACCAATGCCGCCAAGCACGGCAAGCCCAGCCGGGTGGAGGTGGAACTCCTCCCCTTGGGGGAGCGGGGGGCGCGGCTGGTGGTGCGGGACAACGGGAAGGGGTTCCAAAACGCCGAGGCCCAGGGCTTAGGTGGGTTTGGCCTCACGCAGATGCGGGAGCGGGTGGAGGCCCGGGGTGGGCGCTTCCAGGTGCGTTCGGAGCCGGGAAAGGGTACGGAGGTGGTGGCGGAGGTTCCTTACTGA
- the ychF gene encoding redox-regulated ATPase YchF: MLAVGIVGLPNVGKSTLFNALTRAQALAANYPFATIDKNVGVVSLEDERLYALQRVFAKGDRKPPVVPTHVEFVDIAGLVKGAHKGEGLGNQFLAHIREVAAIAHVLRCFPDPDVVHVMGRVDPLEDAEVVETELLLADLATWERRLERLRKEARANRDLVPTLEAAEALYTHLQGGKPARTFLLNGEQGEDAELRRLLKETPLLTAKPVIYVANVGEEDLPEGAGSPHVQAVRERAKAEGAEVVVVSARLEAELAELSPEEARELLAAYGLRESGLQRLAQAGYRALGLITFFTAGEKEVRAWTVRRGTKAPEAAGEIHSDMEKGFIRAEVISWDKLVEASGWAKAKERGWVRLEGKEYEVQDGDVLYVLFNV, translated from the coding sequence ATGCTGGCTGTGGGAATCGTCGGTCTACCCAACGTGGGCAAGTCCACCCTCTTTAACGCCTTAACCCGGGCACAGGCTTTGGCGGCCAACTACCCCTTCGCCACCATTGACAAGAACGTGGGCGTGGTATCCCTGGAGGACGAAAGGCTTTACGCCCTGCAGAGGGTCTTCGCCAAGGGGGATCGGAAGCCTCCGGTTGTCCCCACCCACGTGGAGTTCGTGGACATCGCGGGCCTGGTCAAGGGAGCCCACAAGGGGGAAGGCCTCGGCAACCAGTTTCTGGCCCACATCCGCGAGGTGGCGGCCATCGCCCACGTGCTCCGGTGCTTTCCCGATCCCGATGTGGTGCACGTGATGGGCCGGGTGGATCCCCTGGAGGATGCGGAGGTGGTGGAAACCGAGCTCCTCCTGGCCGATCTCGCCACCTGGGAAAGGCGGCTTGAGCGGCTTAGGAAGGAAGCCCGGGCCAACCGGGATCTGGTCCCCACCCTCGAGGCGGCGGAGGCCCTTTACACCCACCTGCAAGGGGGAAAGCCCGCCCGCACCTTCCTCTTAAACGGAGAGCAAGGAGAGGATGCCGAGCTCCGCCGCCTGCTTAAGGAAACCCCCCTCCTTACCGCCAAGCCGGTGATCTACGTGGCCAACGTGGGCGAGGAGGACCTACCCGAGGGGGCGGGCAGCCCCCATGTGCAGGCGGTGCGGGAAAGGGCCAAGGCCGAGGGGGCCGAGGTGGTGGTGGTTTCCGCCCGGCTGGAGGCGGAGCTGGCCGAGCTTTCCCCAGAGGAAGCACGGGAGCTTCTCGCCGCCTACGGCTTAAGGGAAAGCGGCCTCCAGCGCCTGGCCCAGGCGGGGTATAGGGCGCTTGGCCTCATCACCTTCTTTACCGCCGGGGAGAAGGAGGTGCGGGCCTGGACGGTGCGCCGGGGAACCAAGGCCCCGGAGGCGGCGGGGGAGATTCACTCCGACATGGAGAAGGGCTTCATCCGGGCTGAGGTCATTTCCTGGGACAAGCTGGTGGAGGCTTCTGGATGGGCCAAGGCCAAGGAAAGGGGTTGGGTGCGCCTCGAGGGCAAGGAGTACGAGGTTCAGGATGGGGATGTCCTCTACGTTCTCTTCAACGTGTGA
- a CDS encoding transcriptional regulator, translating to MATDYPGLLLLSCNDALRAYVDLVLSERGIPVRHFDLAREGLFWLLDHTPRYVLLDQNLDVDPFAVAARIRHVRRLKEVPLAVLIEPTEKLRTTAEVVRVMAIEKPLTRDKLFRFLGLG from the coding sequence GTGGCGACGGATTATCCGGGGCTTCTCCTATTAAGCTGCAACGATGCCCTGCGGGCTTATGTGGACTTGGTGCTTTCCGAGCGGGGCATCCCCGTCCGCCACTTTGACCTGGCCCGGGAAGGCCTCTTCTGGTTATTGGACCATACGCCCAGATATGTGCTTTTGGACCAGAACTTGGATGTGGACCCCTTTGCCGTGGCCGCGCGCATCCGGCATGTGCGCCGGCTTAAGGAGGTGCCCTTGGCGGTGCTCATAGAGCCCACCGAAAAGCTTAGGACTACCGCCGAGGTGGTGCGAGTGATGGCCATAGAAAAACCCCTCACCCGGGACAAGCTATTCCGCTTTTTGGGTTTGGGGTAG
- a CDS encoding transglycosylase domain-containing protein yields the protein MRVLRFLLLSLAGLLAGAGLALGYLAYAYTRQLPDLSQFDRLRLTATSTLYARDGTPLAQIASVEEGRAIHRSLVRLSEVSPAAVAAVVFSEDRRYFQHYGVDFVRLLGALYAILRGDLQGGSTITTQVIKNTLLKELAQARSLERKFKEWALALELERRYTKEEILEMYLNVVPWGGNAVGIKGAAEAYLGKDPAALTLAEGLYLASLIPAPNARYQDLKGVRERMRLLLDQMVAEGWVSPEVAEAAWREPLAPKGWEVRYDGEGNLLEARLVDPEARILRQLDYRMAPHFVLEVRRFLEARFGKEKVYGEGGLKVYTTLDPAMQRAAEAAAKGARLPEGAELAIVGLDPETGEVLALVGGVRREGDEYNRATRALRNPGSAVKPFVYATALEEGWTQATLVPDRPLEFPDPSQKGGVWRPKNFSGTFLNREITVRYALDLSLNLPAIYTAQAIGVEKVARKLSQAGFAVKYPTLAIAIGGASITPVDLAAAYAAFANGGYRVTPIYVKRVEDAQGQVLYQALPERQRLFDPQVAYQGWDLLKGYVYDLGEKGLAKGARIPGRVVGGKTGTTNEARDLWFAGVTRGLSAVVWVGRDDNKPLRMGGREPSSSVVNPPIWREFVAGALRGRPGGDFPPPAGLVQVGMDLLSGQPSQEGVKVWFPQGKAPVPALQAPPSGGTGLPQEAPPAGVGSMDYPPGSGEEAFPTPPPGQ from the coding sequence GTGCGGGTGCTCCGCTTCCTCCTCCTGTCCCTGGCCGGACTTCTTGCGGGCGCAGGCCTGGCCCTGGGGTATCTGGCGTACGCCTACACCCGCCAGCTTCCTGACCTCTCCCAGTTTGATCGGCTGCGCCTCACCGCCACCTCCACCCTCTACGCCCGGGACGGCACCCCCTTGGCCCAGATCGCCAGCGTGGAGGAGGGAAGGGCCATCCACCGGAGCCTGGTGCGGCTTTCTGAGGTTTCCCCGGCGGCGGTGGCGGCGGTGGTTTTTTCGGAGGACCGCCGGTATTTCCAGCACTATGGAGTGGATTTCGTGCGCCTTCTAGGGGCTCTCTACGCCATCCTTCGGGGAGATCTTCAGGGGGGGAGCACCATCACTACCCAGGTGATCAAAAACACCCTCCTCAAGGAGCTGGCCCAGGCCCGTTCCCTGGAGCGCAAGTTCAAGGAGTGGGCCCTGGCCCTCGAGCTGGAGAGGCGCTACACCAAGGAGGAGATCCTGGAGATGTACCTGAACGTGGTGCCCTGGGGAGGCAACGCCGTGGGCATCAAGGGGGCGGCGGAAGCCTATCTCGGTAAGGACCCTGCTGCCTTGACCCTGGCAGAAGGCCTCTATTTGGCCTCCTTGATCCCGGCTCCCAACGCCCGCTACCAGGACCTGAAGGGGGTGCGGGAGCGGATGCGCCTGCTTCTGGACCAGATGGTGGCCGAGGGCTGGGTGAGCCCGGAGGTGGCCGAGGCTGCCTGGCGGGAGCCCCTTGCCCCCAAGGGGTGGGAGGTGCGCTACGACGGGGAGGGAAACCTCCTGGAGGCCAGGCTGGTGGATCCCGAGGCCCGCATCCTCAGGCAGCTGGACTACCGGATGGCCCCCCATTTCGTCCTCGAGGTGCGCCGCTTCCTCGAGGCCCGCTTCGGGAAGGAAAAGGTCTACGGCGAGGGGGGGCTTAAGGTGTACACCACCTTGGACCCAGCCATGCAACGGGCGGCGGAGGCCGCGGCCAAGGGAGCCAGGCTGCCGGAGGGGGCGGAGCTGGCCATCGTGGGCCTGGATCCCGAAACGGGGGAGGTGCTGGCCCTGGTGGGGGGGGTAAGGCGGGAGGGGGATGAGTACAACCGGGCCACCCGGGCCCTGCGCAACCCCGGGAGTGCGGTGAAACCCTTTGTCTACGCCACCGCCTTGGAGGAGGGTTGGACCCAGGCCACCTTGGTTCCCGATCGCCCCCTGGAGTTTCCCGATCCCAGCCAGAAGGGAGGGGTATGGCGGCCTAAGAACTTCTCCGGCACCTTTCTTAACCGGGAGATCACCGTGCGCTATGCCTTGGACCTCTCCCTCAACCTGCCTGCCATCTACACCGCCCAGGCCATAGGGGTGGAGAAGGTGGCGAGAAAACTGTCCCAGGCGGGTTTTGCGGTGAAGTATCCCACCCTGGCCATCGCCATCGGGGGAGCCTCCATCACCCCGGTGGACCTGGCGGCGGCCTATGCCGCCTTTGCCAACGGGGGTTACCGGGTTACTCCCATCTACGTGAAGCGGGTGGAGGATGCCCAAGGGCAGGTGCTTTACCAGGCTCTTCCGGAACGGCAGCGCCTCTTTGATCCCCAGGTGGCCTACCAGGGGTGGGACCTCCTGAAGGGATATGTCTACGACCTGGGGGAAAAGGGTCTGGCCAAAGGGGCCCGCATCCCCGGGCGGGTGGTGGGGGGAAAGACCGGCACCACCAACGAGGCCCGGGACCTGTGGTTTGCCGGGGTGACTCGAGGGCTTTCCGCGGTGGTCTGGGTGGGCCGGGATGACAACAAGCCCTTGCGCATGGGAGGGAGGGAGCCTTCCAGCTCCGTGGTCAACCCCCCCATCTGGCGGGAGTTCGTGGCGGGGGCCCTGAGGGGAAGGCCTGGAGGGGATTTCCCCCCGCCTGCAGGCCTGGTGCAGGTGGGGATGGATCTCCTCTCGGGCCAGCCTTCCCAGGAAGGGGTAAAGGTCTGGTTTCCCCAGGGGAAGGCACCCGTACCCGCCCTGCAGGCCCCACCTTCGGGTGGGACTGGGCTTCCTCAGGAAGCCCCTCCGGCTGGGGTAGGGTCCATGGATTATCCCCCTGGTTCTGGCGAGGAGGCTTTCCCTACCCCCCCGCCCGGGCAGTGA
- a CDS encoding low molecular weight protein-tyrosine-phosphatase has product MDRPVRVLFVCLGNICRSPMAEGAFRKLIRERGLEARFEVDSAGTGAWHVGEPMDPRARKVLEREGAYFPHVARQMTREDALYYDHILVMDRENLAEVQRRFPEARGKVRLLLDYLGGGEVPDPYYGDLEDCQEVYWMVEAAARAFLDRLLGEDGPQETS; this is encoded by the coding sequence ATGGACCGTCCCGTACGGGTGCTTTTTGTCTGCTTGGGGAATATCTGCCGAAGCCCCATGGCGGAAGGAGCGTTCCGCAAACTCATCCGGGAGCGGGGCCTCGAGGCCCGGTTTGAGGTGGATTCCGCCGGCACGGGGGCTTGGCACGTTGGGGAACCCATGGATCCCCGGGCTCGCAAGGTGCTGGAGCGGGAAGGGGCCTACTTCCCCCATGTGGCCCGGCAGATGACCCGGGAAGATGCCCTTTACTACGACCACATTTTGGTGATGGACCGGGAGAACCTGGCGGAGGTCCAAAGGCGTTTCCCCGAGGCTAGGGGGAAGGTGCGCCTCCTCCTGGACTACCTGGGCGGGGGGGAGGTGCCGGACCCGTACTACGGGGACCTGGAGGACTGCCAAGAGGTCTACTGGATGGTGGAAGCGGCTGCCAGGGCTTTCCTGGATCGCCTTTTGGGGGAGGATGGACCCCAGGAAACTTCTTGA
- a CDS encoding RNA methyltransferase — protein sequence MERVRIVLVEPQEPMNVGAVARAMRNFGLSRLYLVKPSPRVGPPWAREAYWLAVHAEEVLDRAVAVESLGEALKGVSFVVATTGRPRELYPAPVVTAREVPAHVLSVKGEVALVFGRETFGLTNEELDLAHLIGTIPTAPEQPSLNLAQAVVVFAYELYQAWLREGSVASKEELADVEALERFFADLGRYVLEIGFTDEHRHPYAMRRLRRIFHKARLSPGEVQLLRGLLHQSRYAVTSSLKKEGTKGKDG from the coding sequence CTGGAACGTGTGCGCATCGTCTTGGTGGAACCCCAGGAGCCCATGAACGTGGGGGCGGTGGCCCGGGCCATGCGGAACTTTGGCCTTTCGCGGCTTTACCTGGTGAAGCCTTCGCCCCGGGTGGGGCCTCCTTGGGCCCGGGAGGCCTACTGGCTGGCGGTGCATGCCGAGGAGGTGCTGGACCGGGCGGTGGCGGTGGAAAGCCTCGGGGAGGCCCTCAAGGGGGTGAGCTTCGTGGTGGCCACCACGGGAAGGCCCCGGGAACTCTACCCGGCCCCGGTGGTGACGGCCCGGGAGGTCCCCGCCCATGTGCTTTCCGTAAAGGGAGAGGTTGCCCTGGTCTTTGGCCGGGAAACCTTTGGCCTCACCAACGAGGAGCTGGACCTGGCCCACCTCATCGGCACCATCCCCACCGCTCCCGAGCAGCCTTCCTTGAACCTGGCCCAGGCGGTGGTGGTCTTCGCCTACGAGCTTTACCAGGCCTGGTTGCGGGAGGGCAGTGTGGCGTCTAAGGAGGAGTTGGCGGATGTGGAGGCCCTGGAGAGATTTTTCGCCGATTTGGGGCGGTATGTGCTGGAGATCGGGTTCACCGACGAACACCGCCACCCTTACGCCATGCGCCGCCTGCGCCGCATCTTCCACAAGGCCCGGCTTTCCCCAGGGGAGGTGCAGCTTCTCAGGGGGCTTCTGCACCAAAGCCGGTATGCGGTAACCTCCTCTCTGAAAAAGGAGGGTACGAAGGGAAAGGATGGCTAG